CTGGTCGAGAATGACGGTGTACTTCACGGTGGGAAACTGCTTGAGGGTGGCGTTGAGGGCGCTGAGGGTCCGGGCGTCATCCCCCACACCGGCAGAAGCGACAGTGCGGCAGAAGCGCAACTGAGCAACGCTATTGCGAATTCTGAGACTAAAGTCAGCGCCGCAGTTGGAGTTGCCTTGGAGCGTGACGGCCTTGCGCAGGCCTTGGCGCTGCTCTTGGCTGTTGGGACCGGCGATTAGCTGCTGGACGGCGTAGCTGGCCACGCTGGTAGAGCTGGTGTAGCGGGTCACCCCTTCCACGTAGCTCAGGTCGGAGCTGAAGCTGCGGGGCTCTTTGGGGAAGTAGACGCGCACGGCTCGGGTATTTTGGGCGAGGGTGGTCGGGGCGGGGGCGG
This genomic stretch from Geitlerinema sp. PCC 7407 harbors:
- a CDS encoding GerMN domain-containing protein gives rise to the protein MSRSLSFAALLGLLTVSSLSLLAPATQAAPAPTTLAQNTRAVRVYFPKEPRSFSSDLSYVEGVTRYTSSTSVASYAVQQLIAGPNSQEQRQGLRKAVTLQGNSNCGADFSLRIRNSVAQLRFCRTVASAGVGDDARTLSALNATLKQFPTVKYTVILDQNGNCLGDMSGENNCFIPY